The following nucleotide sequence is from Salvia miltiorrhiza cultivar Shanhuang (shh) chromosome 7, IMPLAD_Smil_shh, whole genome shotgun sequence.
TCCAAATGTCGTGTGAGAACTCTGAAAATAGAAGTGGTCGAAATTACAAGTACAAAAGATTACGTAAATTATATGTCGAGACAAAATCACTATCGCATTTGGAAGGTAGAAATATAACAACTTTTTTTCCGTTTTTATCCCAAACAAAGTTTTGTAACATGAAATATCGTAACTATGCCATACGATCATGGCAATCACATTACactatagtatatatatatatatacatcgtAACCACCCGAAATGAAATTAAAAACGATTGGTccccaaaaatcaaaatataccTATATGTATCTATATTCCTATCCAACATACATGCTTTCTTTTTATCTAGCTTTTCTTCGACCCTGACATTACAAGACAACTATTTTTAATCGAACACCTACATATCGCTATATCATCCATTTTTCCTCGATCGTATTCTTTTAAAccacataaaaaggaaaaaaaaaacagttatatatatatatatatatatatatatatatataatatatatatatattaatatataaatgaaacaCTCGAAAATCCAGCTTTTCATTTCCATTGGAAAGTAAATTGCAATAGTAGCAATAAACACGTTCATACCAAATCCTATAAACACAGTATTCATGAGCATTAAATTGTATGATCGTTATATAAATTCTACGACTGCATAGAGCTAGAAACTCACATCCATCTAGCTAAACCTCCATCAACTCCACCTCGCTCTAGTCTAGATTACTTGAACACTTCcaccaaaaaccaaaaaaaaagaaaaagaaaagaaaaaagaaaaaacaagaaaaacatgggCAGGTCCCCATGCTGCGATAAGGTAGGCTTGAAGAAAGGGCCGTGGACGCCTGAAGAAGATCAGAAGCTTCTAGCGTATATCCAAGAACATGGCCACGGCAGCTGGCGTGCCCTCCCTCCAAAAGCTGGTATATATATGtgcatttaattttattttctaaatataattttagATAGCATGCATGCATATGCAGGTGAttcatatatgtatgtataatgATATGATGAGGTTGTTTTTGGAGGTACAGGGCTTCAGAGATGTGGGAAAAGCTGCAGATTGCGGTGGACGAATTATTTGAGGCCAGATATTAAGAGGGGGAAGTTCAGTTTACAAGAAGAGCAGACCATCATTCAGCTCCACGCCCTTCTAGGAAACAGGTGATTAAAATATCACTTGATTCATCATCATCCAATTTGATTATTGAATATGATGCTGTGCATTTTTGGCAAGAAAAAACAAACccacaaaaaaaaggaaatctAGTGAATTAAATTGGGCACAGATTAATTCCCTGGCAGTTAGTAGGGCCTAGATAGTTTATCAGTAAGGAGCAACATAAATGTGTGTCCATGTGTGAGAAGTAATTGATAAGGGGTACAACACTTAAATTAAGCGTAACGTCACCCTCCAAATAATATTTCACTCTTATATATCAATCATGCTACAAAAATGGATTTAGCTCCTCACGTCTCTTTCATATTCATGGGGCCCACCCCGTTTTAGTTGTTCCTTAATCTTAATTTGATTGAAATTTTGATGTTGTAGGTGGTCGGCCATAGCGAGCCACTTACCCAAGAGGACAGACAACGAGATCAAGAACTACTGGAACACTCACTTGAAAAAACGGCTGGTCAAAATGGGCATCGATCCCACCACTCACAAACCCAAGAACCACGCCCTCGGCTGCAGCCAGCCCAAGGAGATAGCCAACTTGAGCCACATGGCTCAATGGGAGAGCGCCCGCCTCGAAGCCGAGGCGCGGATCGTGCGCGAGTCCAAGCAGCTCGTCTCCAACTCCTACGGCTCTCAATTGATCAACGCCGCGCCGCCGCCCGCCGCGCGGCCCCCCTGCCTCGACATACTCAAAGTGTGGCAAGCCACGTGGACCAGGAGAAAAGACGTGGTCCCGGCGCCGGCCACCCTCTTCGCCTCCGCCGGCAACCTCGAGTCCCCCACGTCCATACTCAACTTCTCCGACAACGGATTGATCAGCGACGCCATCAGTTACGTCGGGAAGGCCTATCAAGACGAACAAAACAAGGGCATAGCAGTGCTGGGGAATTCCATGCAGCTGCATGATCAAGTCACGGTGACAGACCCTAATTCCGCAACCAATTACACTGATTCCTTAAGGTTTCCGAGCTTCTTGGATGGCTTCGGAGATGTTCATGGCTCCGGACAAGCCGACAGCGTAGTGTTCGAGGATAATAAGGTTAACTACTGGAGCAATATTCTGAACGTGGTGAATTCGCCTATGGGTTCCCCCGTTTTCTAGGTGGATATCTTGTGCTGTTTAGTTCTACCTGCTTCAGTGCTACGTTAGCTAGGGTTTTAGTCGTCTAATTAATATAGTTCCTGCGTGTGTCTTCATTAATTATATGATATGATGCGTCTTCAGATTTAGATCATCTGAATTTGATCGATAATGTCGTCCAATTAAGACGGGTTAACAATGTTGGACTagccaagtttttttttttttttttttgttacgaTCGAGTGTGTTTAATTTCTTGATTAAGTGTGGATCATCAAATTAATGTAAGAATAAAAGTTCAAAAAACTatagtttatttattattgtaatCATTTCGCTACGCAGCAGGTATCAGACCCTTTACAATTTTAAATGCGTatccttatttaatttttgccAGATTCGTGGTCCATTGATATAGATTGATCAAACATGATGTCAGAATCTTTTTAtctaaaattaaactaaagaaaACAAATACTACTACAAAGCCTTCATTAATTCCAAATTTGCAGTATAAGTCGAACGAACAAAAGCATTCTATGCTAATCCGTTGAATTTTGCTAACAAAATCGAAAagtatattgtatatatatgtatattaaaaatgttttatgtatatataaaccCTCGTCTCTTTTCTCcataaattattacattctctgcGTGGGTTTTTCAATATGTATATTACACATTTTTATTCGGAAAGATCAAAAAGTTTCCCGATGAAGCGAAGCAAAAACTCAGTCTGATTATTTCGCATAAATATACGACTCTGGAAATTGAGTTTTAAATTAATGTAAGTAGAGATGGTGTTTTTACAGTATCGATTTTGGGATTCCTCGTGAATCACGAGCGAGAGAGAGTATTGAGTGCTTAATTACTAATTACTATATATAGAAGATCGTGTAACCAACATCACTACACACAAAATATATAACTAGTAGGATTTGATTGATCTATTATTGTGGCTACCACATTTCCTCCTCGATCCAtagtagggctgggaatttcgggatcgggtatcgggtacccgattacccgatccgaaaaaatcgggtatcgggtacccaatACCCGAAAAAATCAGGTTCGGATTCGGGATCGGATATTTAGGGTGTtagaaaatcgggtatcgggtatacccgaaatacccgaattaattaatttaatatattttgaattattttaaattatttaatatattggCACAGTTGTAATCCAATCCCAGCTATTTCCCTTGAATCCCTTCGGCCCTTCCAATTTCGCAAATCCCAAATCCCAAATTCCCAATCCCAGCTCGCCCGGCCGCCCCCACTCCAGAATCGTTTCCGTTTCCGGCGAcccagcggcgcccctcgcccgcCCGTAGTCGCCGTTCTCCTCGGCCATCGCCGTCGTTCACAGACCGCCAGTCCCACCGCGACCCTCGCACAGTCGCGCCGCCGTGCCGCCAGTGGAGCCCCGCAGCAGCACGCAGCAGCTTGCTGCCCCCGCCAGCCGCGACCTCGCCCAGCCCCCCCAGCCGCTTGTTCCGCCGCCGAGCTTGTCTAcgccttttcttcttcttcttcttcttcttcttcttcttcttcttctttttttctttttttaaatacagattttctatgttaatgttgaatttgttgCTTTGAATTTGGTCATTGTCTCATTGAATTGGGTATGATTTTCTTGATCTGTATGAATTTGGTCATCATCTTCGCCGAAGGTGCCCTGCTGCTGCTTTGAATTGGCTCGGTTTAGGGAAATGGCGTAAAAActatcgggtattagggtacccgaatacccgactcgggtacccgagtcgggtattagggtacccgatttcgttttcggggtcggggtcgggtatagggtttaggggattttcgggttcgggtacccgattttttcgggtagggtacccgaacccaacccgattcccagccctaatcCATAGACAAAATCGGGTGAATAATGCGACACGAGTTTTGATCTTGGTTGGTAAAACcgactcaaaaaaaaaaaaaaacggtagGTCTATTAACAAATTCATGACGTGATCAGagtttgtaatttatatttcaaaatagatttataataattatagatACACAGATTTGGTACAATTACAAATGGCCTAATGTTGACATAAATGTTTGAAAGATATAAAAATagtctttcaaaaaaaaagagtaacGGTCTAAATTCAAAAGAGATACTACTATGGTGAGAGGGTGTGGGGGTGAAAATGAGATCTTCTGTCCccataatttattgtgtatCCCAATatctcatttttaatttatgataaattttaattattttttcttcaatatttatttactatgttttaatattattttaagataattaacaagggttcacttaTCTAATTAgagtttgtaatttttttaatatttatttgaattattgagttaattaattcaaaattagaatatataatttttagtgataataatcaattaaaatttattacataacaaaatattttattttataaaataaaatagagagattaaaaatgaaatacaatatagaaaaaaaaagtgaaatacaGTAAATTGTGGGTGTGACGTGTGAGTCCGTCGTAGCAGATTGTTGCGGGATGAAATCCGTAAGTTTGTTAAAAGTCATAAAATatctattaattattttaattttctaaacTTAGTTATACAATTTCTTATAGATATTTAATGGACATTTTTCACATGATTTTCACAtcttaaatattactccctccgtccacgaaataaactcccagttggggttcggcacggagactaagaaagctgaaaaaggtggtgtaaaagtggtgtaaaagactaaaggggtagtgtttatgtattgttattacttttactaatctttaactagcaatttgataataataataataataataataacaataataacaataaaataataaggataataataataataataataataataagaatatgaataataataataataataataataataataataataataataataataataataataataataataataataataataagaagaataataacaataataataataacaatagtaataataataacaataataaaataataataacaataataataataataataataataataataataagaatatgaataagaatatgaataataataataataataataagaataataataataataataataataataataataaaaataataataataacaataacaataataacaataataataacaacaacaacaacaataataataataagcataataataaaaaggttaataataataataataataataataataaaaataataagaaaaataataaaataagaagaagaagaataagaagaagaataagaataagaagaaataagaataagaagaagaagaataaacaacaagaagaagaagaagaagaagaagaaagagaagaataagaagaaggagaagaagaaggagagaagaagaagaagaagaagaagaagaataagaagaagaagaagaagaagaagaagaagataagaagagaggaagaagaagaagaagaagaagaagaagaaaagaagaataagaagataaaagaagaagaaaaacaacaacaacataaGAACAAACAAgaagaacaacaacaaaataaaagaagaataaaacaacaacaacaacaataacaaaaaaaaataaggacAAAGAGAAaagatataataaaaaaaaacaacaacaaaacacaacaacaacaacaacaacaacaacaacaacaacaataacaaaacaagaagaaaaaaaataataaggataataagaataataataataataataataataataataataataataataataataataataataataataataataataataataataataataataataacaacaacaacaacaataacaataaaaataataaggataacaacaacaacaactacaacaacaacaacaacaacaacaacaacaacaacaacaataataataataataataataataacaataatactaataataataataataataacaacaacaacaacaacaacaataataataataataataataatagtaataataacaataacaataacaataacaataacaataacaataacaataacaataacaataataataataataataataataataataataattagtttaggggagactaattacataagtaatggtggaataaagtgggcctaatagataaaagtgtagtaaatttaaaagtaagggagggtataattgtccaaaaagcagagtaggagtttatttcgtggacaaatatttaagggcaagtaggagtttatttcgtggacggagggagtacaaatgTAGGCCCACGAGGCGACCTTAAAATTTGGGTTTGGCGGATCCAATATGATGGGTCTTAACTCTTAAGGGGTGTTTGCATATGCTTATTTTAAACatcttttaataatttatagtaaaatatttcaagagtttataaaatgtaaagTCTCAAGgacttataaattattaaaatatttaaataattgagtttataagttagaatttaaaaattaaaaggatATGAAATTGAAAGTGTTTAtgttgaaaataacaaaatatatattgtagaattatttttgtaaattgattgtttattaaattttataaaattatataaaataaattgggATGGAGCAATATATTTTTtggagagcttataagttgtttacgAGCTTatatattttgtcaaacacttctaaaaaatttataatgtactactccctccgtccacgatttCATGCCTCACTTTGGTGTGAGCACAAAGACTAATAAAGCTGAAAAaatgtgatgtggatgaaatataaagGTAGTTGGCTAAAGTGATAAaaatagttgactaaagtgataaaggtcttgtgagtgggtccactagtgataaagtgcagtaaatatagaatataaaaatgataaaggtgtttaaggtgggtccattagtggcaaatggtagtaaatataggaaaagaagaagagtaaaagggTACACAAAGCAGAATAtgacattaaattgtggacataTTTTTAAAGACAAGTAGGgtattaaattgtggacagaggaagtattaGATAAcctataagttgttttaaagagctaATAAGTAAGCTCAACAAAACATCCTGTAAatttttatgaaatgaaaactaATAGTATTTTAAATGATTGTGTGATAGTGAACTCGAACATTAGACTTCTGATCTAAGACATTAACCACTCTATTATTAGATTGATACACACACCCCTTTACTTTTTTGGTGTACGTACTCAAGAGTCAAGAATTATTTAGTAAagtcaaattaatttaattcataaaacATTATGCATGCACCGTTGATTTTCACGATCGAATGATTGATAATGGTTCTTCGGTCTCATTTTAAATAATGGTTTTCATTTGAAACTCCTTATGtgtgtgtctatatatataatatagatgtTGGTTatggtgaaaattgcaatttaaaatgagaactaagaATATTGCAGTGGCATGTAAAGTTAATGCATTCGTTATGCAATTAATTAcactaaaaaaatgaaaaataaataaaattttcgctctgTGTAGAATTCGAATTCATATGGTGCATTAATCAATCAAGAATAATACATCTACTATAGATTTTAATAATACAAGGGTTGAGAATGATTTTTCGTTCTTATTTAAatctttatttcattttaaatcatatgtattctacatagaattcattcATGTTAACTAgtttgtattttatatgttaagaattATTTAGACCGTAGccctttcctatatatatatatatatatatatatatatatatatatatatatatagggtgcggttatagtgagaaccacaattatcgtgagaacataagaaccaataaaattactgcatctgctatacaaattaatgcatccgctattaaatttaatgcatccgaaaaaaataatttttttgctcccttcaggattcgaacccagcacctgcatccatccaccaagatgatgcatccaccgtagatcttgacgatcgaatggcttaaaatggttctccgttcttattttattagtggttcttatttgaacctctccttatatatatatatatatatatatatatatatatatatatatatatatatatattattttttatcgaaaaattaaattttttgcacGCTTCATTACACATCAGATGCATGGTTCGGTTTTATAAAatgcatttttcaattttgcAATATGCAGGGTTTACTGATACAATGTGCATGGTATTTCTCGCCCCCAACCCCCTGCCCACctcccacccacccacccaccaaccaattttttaaaaaaataaaattaattttttttaattttttaaatttttttttgtcgaaaattcattttttgcaGGCTTCACTAACACAAGATGCATGGTTCAGTTTTATGATTTGCATTTTTCTGTTTAGCAATATGCAGGGTTCGTTGATAAATTATACATGGTatttttcaccaccccaccccaccctaAACAGAAAAATGAACCATGCAGATGGTAAATCAGAACAATGCGTATTATAAAATTGAACCATGCATCTCGTGTCAATGAATCTtgcaaaaaaaatgaatttttgattaaaaaagcttaaaaaaaaaaaaaaattggtgggtgAGGGGTGGTGACGAGAAATACCATGCATATTGTATCAGTAAACCATACACATTGCAAAATAGAACACTGCATTTTGTAAAATCGAACCATGCATCTCGTATTAATGTAGCCtacaaaaaatgaattttcgttaaaaaaaataatttttttataaaaaaataatttttgggGGGTAGGGGATGGGGTGGATGggggtaaaaataaaaatgagccATTTAAGGTGggactaattttttaaaaaattactacaTATAAAGAAACAGTAATATAGAAAACAGGATTATTATATATTGTCTTGAACTTCAATTTTCAGTTAAATCTCTTGTGCCCCAAAGTTATAACCAATTGTTTATCTCATGCTCCCTCGACAATATAACATCTGGAAATTAAATATGGATGGCCCACCAAAGATTTAATCCATGGTTATCCGCTATTCTAGACTTTGAGTGCGCTAGGGCTCACCTTCATAAATCATGACATTAATCCTATTACAATCTACAACCACATACTTCTTGAAGTTCTTAAAGATTCATGATCCACTTGCTGCCAAGCTActtaatgttttatttattttgaaattaagGAGATCGATATAATTCATGTACTTCTATGGAAACACAAGGGTTAtgattcaatttcaattttatttatttatttatattttctctaATTTCAACTTTATCTTCTTTAGTTTAgtttttatgattattaattaaggattattctatttaattaggatatataattatcttttatcatttaatttcacttttatttgataaattaaaagttacggtattttttaaaatttaatttttttaatcgtTAATTCatagtttataataatatatttattttaataaaaaatattattaaaataatagttaTAAGAGTGGGATATAGTGCCACACATAAAATTATGGATTACTGAATCTCATCCCGAAAAAGAATAAGACGATAGACATCCTCCCCGCATTTAGTGGATTACCCGTACTTTCTCAACgtttcaaaaataattataattttgtacTCAACTAgtgtagaaattaaaaaaaaaattaatgtttcaaatttaaaattaatttttattttattttttaaagttaaagGCGTGTGCAAGCACGCGCCGTACACAACAACTTTAAAGTCAGTGCGACGAGCCTGGCCTCGTCAGCGCGGCAGGGTGCGACTTGGGACGGTTCGAGTCGAGCGCTTGCACCTTGGTGGAGATGCTCTTGAGACCAAATATTAGGAGAAGCAGGGGCGGATCGAGCCCCTCccatattttgagatttttaaaaatatataagaaatacaagagagaatataataaattgTTTAATAATCGTAATATTTACATTAATTGCTTAACATTTTATAGTGATTTGTTTTATTagtttgttaaatttgtgttattatcatttttctttcttagttaattttcaatGTTAAATTTGAGTCAATCTTCAAGttaattaaagtaaaattatgaactaccaataatgaaaattaatttatttttctagaagatgaaacatttttttaaaaaaagcaTAGAAATTGATCTTTATATGCTTTTAATGTAATTATtgatgaataattatttattatagtaagTGAATAAGTTATACTCCTATATAAGCTTTCATTAAGATTCTATATggacataaaaaataaacagTACGAAATGCTTAAAAAAATTTGGCTCGGAAGCTCCCGCCCTCGAATCATGTACAAATATTTTCAGACGCAATACTTCAACAAATTTAATCCCTTCTAATATCAATTAATGGATTCGCCCGTGTGAAGAAGTTCAATGTACTTgtgattagggatggcaatcgggtacgacgggtacggatagtgactatccatacccatactcacgaactaaatggatagtggtttttaAACACGAAACTAtcaatggatatcaaatggtatccaaacccgctacccgcggatacccgctacccgtcgggtatccacgAACCTACTATCCagcgggtatccgtcacccgctaTTCGCCTGATACCCACTATCCACCGGCTACCCGCCATctactatccgccggatactcacgaaacaaaatttaaatataaatttacaacaaatttaatagaaaaaaaaatcaacacaaataacatagttcaaatccatatgttgaaatccataaagaacaatgtttaaattcaaattcatcaactaaaatataaaatccaacaaaattttatatttgctcaataaaattcaaatttaaattagattattagaatttgggccttagttcagtttctgtttgggcctattttaagatataatatgttagcccataatctcaaaatatatatttaaagcccatattttatggaattgtttgtggatatttgacgggtaattcacAGATAATTGAagggtaattggcgggtatttttcgcgggtaaacgggtttcgcgggtatgaatagtaagtatccaaactcatacccacgaactaaatggatagtgaattgcaaccacggAACattccgtggatatcaaatggtatccaaacccaccctagtAGGTTCggattttcgcggatatccgttacccgcggGTAAATTGCCATCGCTACTTGTGATCGACAGCTGCTCTATCAGATCTATCGTTTCATTGTATTTATGATGCAAAAAGTAAATTATACAGTACTAAGTTATTATCTCCTAAGTTGCTGTGTAGTGTGTACTATTTCACTATGCTATTTCTCCAAACTTGTAcgaataaattaaaatgattgAGAAATAATGATGTCGTTTAGCAGATCACACAACAATAGTCGTTTATCGAGCATGCATGAAATTGGTTAGCTATTGATTCATGGCACAATAGATAATCACATATTTACATTTTCAATATAACTCCGTTACGAATAGTAAAGAACTTTGAATTCAGTTGGTCTAGCAGTAAATGATAAATGCTTAAAGCCTGAGGTTCTGAATTCTAATTTATCGTCGTACGATCTATAAATTTCTTGATTCATTTGCATTCtctctgtcccacgaatcttgacacgtacgGCACATGaattaagagcatccgcatctcttacacgatagcggcctactcgtgtaaggcgATGCAACCCTAAGTTACaagagggctacacgttctaatGTGTAGCTCGCTCGGCCGTTCAAAATcagcgcgtgttttacacgcgcgattaaaaaaaaatcgaattttgaatttgttttttatacgaacacatcgacgaacattagtatgttcgtaagttcataataatgtttgtTGGTTctcagaattggaaaatgaggaatttacgagatttcctaaacttgaagaattcggattaatctgattcattgattttggtgagatcaatgactctgatttggtctctattctctatatagggaaaTGGTCTCTATTGAagctgaccctatatatatattaaagcaaaataaatcctaccCTGCGTGGCATCCTATAATCACTCtgttctaattttcctcaattctcattcattcttatttttttctaaattttaatcaatttatatatctaaaaaccattaaaaatctaaaaatcatgatacatttaaaaactaaatatctaaaaaatcattatataaatattccaacaaaataaattctatcatACGTGGCGTCGTAcaatcactctattctaattttcctcaattctcattcatttttatttttgggttaagtaccaGATTTCCCCCTATCGATTTTACCCTTCTACAGATTTTGCTTTAGAATGTCTTgtcacgtgtcaccatcttaatgcgccacatgtcataaatgtgtggttaAGAATTGGTCCTACGATACTATCATAAGTTTTGATACTACAAGAAcccaatcctatatatatatatatatatatatatatatatatatataggaatgtgatcatgtagtatccaatgcttataatagatccgtatatccaaatctagaccacacatttatgacatgtggcgcatcaagatgcataaaggcatttcaaggcaaaatatggagaggggtaaaattgaaatgtaattttcggatttaataattaaaaaaaatactccctccgtccacgaaagaacttcctatctttcatttttgggacgtccacaaaagaacttcctacctatttttggactataccccaccacttataatcctcttacttttcacttttcacaacttccaatattaattataacacattttcaccactcgcaatacactcaactaccttttatccactttcaatacattcaacaatatttttttcttaaaacccgtgtcactccctcctaggaagttctttcatggacagagggagtatatattttttttagattatc
It contains:
- the LOC130995806 gene encoding transcription factor MYB106-like; amino-acid sequence: MGRSPCCDKVGLKKGPWTPEEDQKLLAYIQEHGHGSWRALPPKAGLQRCGKSCRLRWTNYLRPDIKRGKFSLQEEQTIIQLHALLGNRWSAIASHLPKRTDNEIKNYWNTHLKKRLVKMGIDPTTHKPKNHALGCSQPKEIANLSHMAQWESARLEAEARIVRESKQLVSNSYGSQLINAAPPPAARPPCLDILKVWQATWTRRKDVVPAPATLFASAGNLESPTSILNFSDNGLISDAISYVGKAYQDEQNKGIAVLGNSMQLHDQVTVTDPNSATNYTDSLRFPSFLDGFGDVHGSGQADSVVFEDNKVNYWSNILNVVNSPMGSPVF